The DNA segment GTGCCGCCCAACGTAGAAACGCTGTCGGCCGCCCTGCTGCTGCCGGCCGGCCATCGTGGCCCGGCGTTCCTGGTGCTGGATAACTTCCGCGCAATCCTCAAGTACAACAACTCGTCGTCATACGCCCTGGCGGTCGGCCTGTTGTCCGAGCGTTTTGGCGGCGGTGGGGTGATTCGCGGCGATTGGCCAACCGATGAACTGCCACTGACCCGCTCCCAGCGCATCGAGTTGCAGACGGTGTTGAGCGCCAATGGCTATGAGGCCGGCAACCCGGACGGGATTATCGGCGCCAATACGCGCAAGGCGATTCGTGCGGCGCAGCAGTCGTTGGGCTGGCCGGCGGATGGATATCCGACGGTGAAGTTGTTGGAGTCGTTGCGTAGCCGCTAGATCGGTGTAGGGCGACTGCCGCTCCCACACTTGGAATGCAATTCCCTGTGGGAGCCAGCTTGCTCGCGATAGCGTGCCGACAGGCGGCAAAACACTCAGAGCCTAGACACCACATCCTGCTCCAGCACCAGCCGCTGTTCCCCCGCATCCAGGCGCACCAAGGCGCCCATCGGCAAGGTCAGATTGGGGTCGCAATGGCCGCTGCGCCAGCCGGACAGGACCGGAATACAGAACGGTTGGAAGGTCTGTTTCAACAGCCGCTCCAGCGCGACGTTATCCACTCCCGCCACATCCCCCACCAGCACACCGCGCACCTGCGCCAGCTTGCCCGCCAGGCGCAAGTGCGTCAGCAGGCGGTCGATGCGATAGATTGGCTCGTTGACGTCCTCGATAAACAGGATGATGCCCTCGGCATCAAGCTCGAAGGGCGTGCCCATCACCGCCGCGATCATCGACAGGTTGCCCCCCAGCAAGCGCCCACAGGCGATGCCAGGCTCAATGGTGGTCAGCGGGTACGCCACTGGGTGCGCCAGCACACTGCCAGCGCCCAGCTGGCCGCGCAGCAGGCTGAACAGTGATGACTCAGTGGGCTGTTGCTTGTCACCGAGCAGGTCGGCATTGAGCATCGGGCCGTGGAAGGTCACGAAGCCGGCGTAGCGGCTGATCGCCAAGTGCAGCGCGGTGATATCGCTGTAGCCGACGAAGGGCTTGGGATTGGCTGCCAGCAGCTCGAAATCCACGCTATCGAGCAAGCGTGGGGTGCCGTAGCCACCGCGCAGACAGAAGATGGCGTCGATCTCGGGGTCGGCGAAGGCAGCGTGCAGGTCGCGCAGGCGTACTTTATCGCTGCCGGCCAGATAGCCATCGCGCTCATACACCCCCGAGAAAATCCGCAGCTCGTAGCCACGGGCGCGCATCCATTGCCCGGCCTTTTCAACATCCAGCGCGGCGGGGCCAGCGGGGGCAATGAGGCCGATCACACCTTCGGCGCGCAGGGCGGGTACGGCGGTGGCAAGCGGGTTAGTCATCCTTGGTTCTCCCTATTCTGTACAGCACAACGAACTGTGGGAGCGGGCTTGCCCGCGATGCACACGCCTCGGTGTATCAGTTGCACCGAGGCGATGCTATCGCGGGCAAGCCCGCTCCCACACAAACCAGCCCCCCTACACGCCCATCCACACAAATGGATCGGCGCCAAGGTTTAGGAAACCAGGCTAGCCTTGACCAGCTTGGCCTGTTCGTCGGCGTGGTACGACGAACGTACCAGCGGGCCCGACGCGACGTTCTTGAAGCCCATCTTGTAGCCTTCTTCGGCAAACCAGGCAAAGGTGTCCGGGTGCACAAAACGCTGCACCGGCAAGTGGCTGCGCGATGGTTGCAGGTACTGGCCGAGGGTCAGCATGTCGATGTCGTGTTCGCGCATGCGCTTCATGACTTCGATGACTTCTTCGTCGGTTTCGCCCAGGCCCAGCATCAGCCCGGACTTGGTCGGGATGTGCGGCATCATCTGCTTGAATTTCTGCAGCAGGGTCAGCGACCACTGGTAGTCCGAACCCGGACGCGCAGCCTTGTACAGGCGCGGAACGGTTTCCAGGTTGTGGTTGAACACATCTGGCGGCTCGGCGGCGGTAATTTCCAGGGCGACGTCCATACGGCCACGGTAGTCCGGGACCAGGGTCTCGAGCATCACGTTCGGCGACAGTTTGCGGATTTCGCGGATGCAGTCGGCAAAGTGCTGGGCACCGCCGTCGCGCAGGTCATCGCGGTCTACCGAGGTGATCACCACGTACTTGAGTTTCAGGTCGGCGATGGCGATGGCCAGGCTTTCCGGCTCGTTGACGTCCAGTGGCTTCGGCCGGCCATGGCCAACGTCGCAGAACGGGCAACGACGGGTGCAGATGTCACCCATGATCATGAAGGTCGCGGTGCCGCCGGAGAAGCACTCGCCCAGGTTCGGGCAGGAGGCCTCTTCGCACACACTGTGCAGCTTGTGCTTACGCAGCAGCGCCTTGATACGGTCGACTTCCGGCGAGACCGGGATGCGCACGCGGATCCAGTCGGGCTTTTTCGGCAGTTCGGTGGTCGGAATGATCTTCACCGGGATGCGTGCAACCTTCTCGGCGCCGCGCAGCTTGACGCCGGCTTCCACCTTGGCACGCGGAGCCGGGGCCGGACGCTCGGTAATGTCCAGCGTCGGGATCATGGTTTGCACAACATCAGTAGTCATATCAGTCGATTCCGCCCGTCAGGGTCGTCTGCTCAGCATAGTCGAGGTGTTTGACGAGCTGCGCGCGCAGCCGGGCACTTACCTCGGCAAATTCTAGGGGTGTTGCGTGATCACTCAACTGGGTCATGGCCAAACCGGCGTAACCACAGGGATTGATCCGGCGAAACGGCGCCAGGTCCATGTCCACGTTCAGGGCCAGGCCATGAAAGGAACAGCCATGGCGGATGCGCAGGCCCAGGGAGGCGATTTTCGCGCCGTCGACATACACACCTGGAGCATCGGGCTTGGCCACGGCAGTCACACCATAACTGGCCAGCAGCTCGATCAGGCAGTTTTCCATGCGACTGACCAGCTCACGCACGCCGTAACCCAGCTTGCGCACATCCAGCAGCAAATAAGCCACCAGTTGTCCGGGCCCATGGTAAGTCACTTGACCACCTCGGTCGACCTGCACCACCGGAATATCACCCGGAAGTAGTAGATGCTCAGCCTTGCCAGCCTGGCCCTGGGTGAATACCGGCGGGTGTTCCACCAGCCAGATTTCGTCGGGAGCCGAGCTGCCGCGCTCATTGGTAAAGCGCTGCATGGCGTGCCAGACCGGCTCGTACGCCATCTGGCCGAGCTCGCGAAAGCCCAGGACCTGCGACATCACAACACCATATGTACGAAACCGGTGGCTCGCAGTTCGCTGTTGATGTCGTAAAGCTGGTCTTGACCGGTCGCAACGATGTGCAACTGGATCGTGGTGTACTTACCGTTGGTGCTCAAGCGCTCATCCACACGGTTGTCGTTGATCGTTGCGTGTTTACGCATGATCTCGAGGATCTTGTCTTTGTTGCCCACACCGGTATCGCTGATCACCTTGACGGGATAGTCCGTCACCGGGAATTCGATCTTTGGCGCCTTTACTTCTTTATCGGTCATGGCGAAACGGCCTCGTAAGCGGTAAGCCGTGGCGACGGGCAAAGCCCCGCGTCGGATCAACGCGGGGCCTTGCGGGTGCACACAATCAGTTGAACAAGCCGTAGAAGAATAGACGGATGCTATCCCACACGCGGCGGAAGATACCACCTTCCTCAACGGCGTCGAGCGCGATCAGATCGGCGCTGTGTACGACTTTGTCGTCCAGCTTCACTTCGACTTTACCGATCACATCGCCCTTGGCGATTGGCGCGGTCAGTTGTGGGTTCATGGTCATGCTGGCAGCCAGTTTCTTCAGCTGGCCTTTAGGCATGGTCAGGGTCAGGTCGTCAGCCAGGCCGGCCTTGACTTGACGCTCGGTGCCTTTCCACACAGGAGCCTGGGCCAGTTCGGCACCCTTCTGGTAGAAGGTCTGGGTTTCGAAGAAACGGAAGCCATAGGTCAGCAGCTTCTGGGTTTCCGCCGCACGGGCCTGTTCGCTGTTGGTGCCGAACACCACGGCGATCAGACGTTGGCCGTCACGCACAGCCGAGGACACCATGCAGTAGCCGGCTTCGTCGGTATGCCCGGTTTTCAGGCCGTCGACGGTCTTGTCGCGCCACAGCAACAGGTTGCGGTTAGGCTGCTTGATGTTGTTCCAGAAGAACTCTTTCTGGGAGTAGATGGCGTAGTGCACCGGGTCGACACGAATGATCGCGCGCGCCAGGATCGCCATGTCATGGGCCGACGAGTAGTGGTCTGGGTTTGGCAGGCCGGTCGGGTTCATGAAGTGACTGTTGGTCATGCCCAGGTCAGTCACGGTTTTGTTCATCATGTCGGCAAATGCATCTTCGCTGCCGGCAATGTGTTCGGCCAGGGCGACGCTGGCGTCGTTACCGGACTGGATGATGATGCCGTGCAGCAGGTCGCTGACGGAGACCTGGGAGCCGACCTTGATGAACATCCGCGAACCGCCGGTGCGCCAGGCGTTTTCGCTGACGGTCACCGGATCGTTTTCACCGATCTGGCCGCGACGGATTTCCAGGGTCGCGATATAGGCGGTCATCAGCTTGGTCAGGCTGGCCGGCGGCAGGCGCTGGTCACCGTTGTTTTCGACCAGCACGTTGCCGCTGGCGGCATCCATGAGCACGTAGGACTTGGCAGCCAGTTGCGGTGGTGCTGGCATCATTTCGACGGCCCAGGCAGCGGGCGCAATGATCAGCGGGACAAGCAGGCACAGGCGTTTGGCTAAGGTGGTGATGTTCATCCGTCTCTCGAAATTGCTTATGGAAACTTGCCCTCGCGGGCAAAACATTCAGACAGCCCGTCACCAGGCTGTCGCGTATTCAGTTGCCAGCTCAACCCTTGCCTTCGGGTTTTTATTATTCGAAGAGCCTGCAACCAGGGCCCCGGCGCGCAAGCGCGCCAGCACCCTCGATCCGCTACTGCTTATTCGGCGCCGACCACGCTGGGCTGGCCCAGGTTGGCCAATCGCACGCTGTTCTGTACCTGGGCAATCTCACCCGCCGAGCCGATGGGGCCCAGGCGTACCCGGTGCAGGGTCTGCTGGTTACGCACAATGGAGCTGATAAAGACCGGCGCGCTGACCATCCCGCTGAGCTTGGACCTTAACAGTTCTGCCGCATCCGGGTTGGCGAAAGCGCCGACTTGCAGGTACTGCCCGCCCGCTGCATTGCCCGGCGCCGCCTGTGGCACGGCCACGACTGGCGCGGCGTGCTGCTGGGGCGGCGGCGTCCACTGCTCGACCTTGCCTGCCGAAGCGGTGATCTGCGGTTGTGCGCTCTGTGGTTCGTTGAGCATCAATGGCGCTGGCTTGCCGCGCTGGGCCCAGTACTGGGCCGGGTCGATGCCTTCAACCTTGACCCGCGCCGTGCCGGATTCGGCATAGCCGAGTTTTTTCGCGGCTGCGTAGGACAAGTCGATGATGCGGTCGGAGTAGAACGGCCCACGGTCGTTGACCCGCAGGATTACCACGCGGTTGTTGTCCAGGTTGGTCACCCGTACATAGGCCGGCAGCGGCAAGGTCTTGTGGGCCGCGCTCATGCCGTACAGGTCATACACCTCGCCGTTGGCGGTGTTCTGCCCGTGGAACTTGGTGCCGTACCAGGACGCGGTACCCGACTGCACAT comes from the Pseudomonas shahriarae genome and includes:
- a CDS encoding D-alanyl-D-alanine carboxypeptidase family protein, whose protein sequence is MNITTLAKRLCLLVPLIIAPAAWAVEMMPAPPQLAAKSYVLMDAASGNVLVENNGDQRLPPASLTKLMTAYIATLEIRRGQIGENDPVTVSENAWRTGGSRMFIKVGSQVSVSDLLHGIIIQSGNDASVALAEHIAGSEDAFADMMNKTVTDLGMTNSHFMNPTGLPNPDHYSSAHDMAILARAIIRVDPVHYAIYSQKEFFWNNIKQPNRNLLLWRDKTVDGLKTGHTDEAGYCMVSSAVRDGQRLIAVVFGTNSEQARAAETQKLLTYGFRFFETQTFYQKGAELAQAPVWKGTERQVKAGLADDLTLTMPKGQLKKLAASMTMNPQLTAPIAKGDVIGKVEVKLDDKVVHSADLIALDAVEEGGIFRRVWDSIRLFFYGLFN
- a CDS encoding septal ring lytic transglycosylase RlpA family protein, with amino-acid sequence MRVSPINKPLKLVALAALSLLVVSCSTSRAPAQKAGGPVVRAQPGLDINRAHKDGAPWWDVDVSRIPDATPTLHTGNYKANPYTVLGKTYFPLQESKNYVQSGTASWYGTKFHGQNTANGEVYDLYGMSAAHKTLPLPAYVRVTNLDNNRVVILRVNDRGPFYSDRIIDLSYAAAKKLGYAESGTARVKVEGIDPAQYWAQRGKPAPLMLNEPQSAQPQITASAGKVEQWTPPPQQHAAPVVAVPQAAPGNAAGGQYLQVGAFANPDAAELLRSKLSGMVSAPVFISSIVRNQQTLHRVRLGPIGSAGEIAQVQNSVRLANLGQPSVVGAE
- the lipB gene encoding lipoyl(octanoyl) transferase LipB → MSQVLGFRELGQMAYEPVWHAMQRFTNERGSSAPDEIWLVEHPPVFTQGQAGKAEHLLLPGDIPVVQVDRGGQVTYHGPGQLVAYLLLDVRKLGYGVRELVSRMENCLIELLASYGVTAVAKPDAPGVYVDGAKIASLGLRIRHGCSFHGLALNVDMDLAPFRRINPCGYAGLAMTQLSDHATPLEFAEVSARLRAQLVKHLDYAEQTTLTGGID
- the lipA gene encoding lipoyl synthase, whose amino-acid sequence is MIPTLDITERPAPAPRAKVEAGVKLRGAEKVARIPVKIIPTTELPKKPDWIRVRIPVSPEVDRIKALLRKHKLHSVCEEASCPNLGECFSGGTATFMIMGDICTRRCPFCDVGHGRPKPLDVNEPESLAIAIADLKLKYVVITSVDRDDLRDGGAQHFADCIREIRKLSPNVMLETLVPDYRGRMDVALEITAAEPPDVFNHNLETVPRLYKAARPGSDYQWSLTLLQKFKQMMPHIPTKSGLMLGLGETDEEVIEVMKRMREHDIDMLTLGQYLQPSRSHLPVQRFVHPDTFAWFAEEGYKMGFKNVASGPLVRSSYHADEQAKLVKASLVS
- a CDS encoding S66 peptidase family protein; its protein translation is MTNPLATAVPALRAEGVIGLIAPAGPAALDVEKAGQWMRARGYELRIFSGVYERDGYLAGSDKVRLRDLHAAFADPEIDAIFCLRGGYGTPRLLDSVDFELLAANPKPFVGYSDITALHLAISRYAGFVTFHGPMLNADLLGDKQQPTESSLFSLLRGQLGAGSVLAHPVAYPLTTIEPGIACGRLLGGNLSMIAAVMGTPFELDAEGIILFIEDVNEPIYRIDRLLTHLRLAGKLAQVRGVLVGDVAGVDNVALERLLKQTFQPFCIPVLSGWRSGHCDPNLTLPMGALVRLDAGEQRLVLEQDVVSRL
- a CDS encoding DUF493 domain-containing protein codes for the protein MTDKEVKAPKIEFPVTDYPVKVISDTGVGNKDKILEIMRKHATINDNRVDERLSTNGKYTTIQLHIVATGQDQLYDINSELRATGFVHMVL